The Lycium barbarum isolate Lr01 chromosome 9, ASM1917538v2, whole genome shotgun sequence genome has a segment encoding these proteins:
- the LOC132609871 gene encoding dehydration-responsive element-binding protein 1D-like: protein MNNNSISCSSDSNVANVERDHLQETSSSSGQDEGAFLLASSRPKKRAGRKKFKETRHPIYRGVRRRNNNKWVCEVREPSQQKRIWLGTYPTPEMAARAHDVAALALRGNLATLNFADSRWRLPVIVSKDPKDLRQAAVKAAQAFSQDPELVEVDYMNEKVNSSTEEVKYQEVVVGGANGRSSDFVAKELNIDMENILCCNWGENNEMLEMEGWREKMSEGLLFSPTPRLGSCFSWDDVESEVEVSLWSYSF from the coding sequence ATGAACAATAACTCAATTTCGTGCTCTTCAGATTCCAACGTGGCTAATGTGGAGAGAGATCACTTGCAagaaacatcatcatcatcaggtCAAGATGAAGGAGCATTCCTATTAGCTTCAAGCCGACCCAAGAAACGTGCAGGAAGGAAGAAGTTCAAGGAAACTCGTCACCCGATTTATAGGGGAGTGAGGAGAAGGAACAATAACAAGTGGGTTTGCGAGGTACGTGAGCCTAGTCAACAAAAAAGAATATGGCTAGGAACATACCCTACTCCAGAAATGGCAGCTCGAGCTCATGATGTTGCCGCATTAGCACTTAGAGGTAATCTAGCCACTTTGAATTTCGCTGACTCTCGTTGGCGGTTGCCAGTGATAGTATCAAAGGACCCCAAAGACTTACGCCAGGCGGCAGTTAAAGCTGCACAAGCTTTTTCTCAAGATCCTGAACTAGTTGAAGTCGACTATATGAATGAGAAAGTTAATTCCAGTACTGAAGAAGTAAAGTACCAAGAGGTTGTTGTTGGCGGGGCTAATGGACGTAGTAGTGATTTTGTGGCTAAGGAATTGAATATAGATATGGAGAACATTTTATGTTGTAATTGGGGTGAAAATAATGAGATGTTGGAGATGGAAGGATGGCGAGAAAAGATGTCGGAGGGGCTTTTGTTTTCTCCAACTCCGCGTTTAGGCAGTTGTTTCAGTTGGGATGATGTGGAAAGTGAAGTTGAAGTGTCATTGTGGAGTTATAGTTTTTGA